TTTGGCGCCGATACGGAGGGAGCTTTGTACTGACGGAAACAGGTGAaaaatggtggtggtggtcgcGCCTGCCAGatggaaacattgaaccagagGGAAAAACTCAGGCGCCAGCAGAAGTCAATTCCGCTGCCCCTCCATCAGACCCAGGTACCTACACACCCAGCCCGGCAGGGTTGTGTACATGGGCCTGGCACCTCACAGCCTGAGGCACGACGGAAATGGAGCCATCAAGCTCCTTCAAGGCAATACCGTCAGACtcaactggtccttgatGAATTTGCTTGCAGATTCAAATATTTGGAGTCGCATCGTACTATGTCCATCACTCGGCATCTTCGACACGCTTAACACACTCGAGAGTCCCGGCACATCATCAAACAGGTTTACAGGTCTAGTCTCCAGCTGGCAGTTCTTGCCgaactacctaggtacttaagtactgTCACTGTTGTGCCTCATAGGATGGTTCGGCATATATAGGTGTCTCGTTTCATGTCAATTTCCATGCCTCACACTACACGGCTCCCAAGTCAACCATACTTGTACGACAGCAGTATTTTCTGCTATATAGATCTGCAATCTAGGCGCCACCAACAACATGTCGCAGAAAAGACATACTTGCATTgccagaaacaagacaaCCCCCCGGGTTAAGCATTCAAATTGAGAGGCAAAACGCACGAGACAGAATTTAACTGCGGCTGCTTGAAAGCCTCAACCATGCCTGACAACAATCATCATCATTTGTCAGCACCGCCAATCTCGCCGGCCATTTCACACTTTAAAACTCACCTTCAATGGCAGCGTATGTGCCTAGACCACACATCGATAGCGATGCCAAGAAATATACAACGTACCATACGTTGACAGACACTTGAGGTAAACCACCGCTCAGGAAACCGCGCATCAGTCGTTGAATCCGTCCCCTGTTGCGAAGCACTGCTCCCGTGGTCGGATCGAAACCTTCACCCATGTCCCCCCGCGGGGCGTGACGTTGGATACCGTATCCTAGTGCAAACAGTGGTGGGAGGGTATAAGTCAAATTCAACAAGCAGGTCGCAGAAATAATATTGATAAATCCAAACGACGTAGCACAGCTTAAACTGCGACATCTGAGAAATGTTCTGACCGAACTGGATTGTAACCTGTCCGAGAATCAGGAGAAGCCCTAGTGCCTGGAGACGGTTGGTGATATATCGCATGCTCGTGCCCCAGGTGCAGAACCCAAGATGACCATAATCCCTCGCCGGGAACTGGTAACTGTCGACGCCGAGATACACTCGCCAGATAAGGTGGCCGCTGTAGCCGCCCATGAAGCCAAAGATCGCGGAGAAGGCAATTCCTACCTCGAATCAGACAAGACAAAGTGATAGATGGGTAGTACAAGATGGCGAAATCGCTTACCTGATCCCCATCCTAGTGTATATCCATTGCGAAGCCGACTCCATATGGGCACAGAATATCTATCCGTGGTGATCAAATAGAAGCCTAAGCCACTTTGTCTTGGGCGCAACATAAGCCTGTTCCTCGGCCCGCGTCTGGTAAGCATAGTAATTATACTCTTCAAACTTAACTGCGGGATCGTGTGCCTTCCGAATCTAGGGTCTAAAGTAAGTAAATCTAGACGTTTGATCTTGCTCAGCCATAGGCTGAGATGGCTTCTCCATGGCCGATTAGAACGGGCAGTCGTCGCCTGCAACGGTATATATATgcagacaagaagaaattgTAAACAGTGTAAACCGCAGGCCAAAAACCGGTATAAATAAGAGGGAGGCATGATCAAGACCGACTCAAACCTCTTCTCAAAGcacctaggtatgtatgctGCCAGTCGGCACGCGGACAGCAAGACAAACGACAGAGTTGGTGAGATGGACCAACATCTACAGCAACCGCCGGACGTCGCAGGTTACATGTCCAAAGCCCCATTCTTAGAGTGCACCTTGTATTCAAAAAtttgtcttcttcgtcaGCACCACGCATTCCACCAAGTCTTGCACAGAAACTCTCAATGTCCGGTGCTTCGTTCATGGCAGACGAGCTGGGCAGTTGCAGCAAGCCCACCACGTTTAGCAGAACCATGGCAATTCAAGACATGAAGTCAAAATGATTAGTAATGACATCGACTTTTTAAAAACAGCCAAGACCAAAGATTATCGTTCTTGCATCTCGATAACTACCCGTTCTTCTAGAAACGTCAGAGGTTCGATATGGCCATAGCATCACTTGCATCTGGTAAACTCCACAAGAAACGATTCAGCCAATCATATACCTACACCAACCTcagttgtactccgtactaggcTGCTCCTTATCTGCTGGTCCCACTCACGATAAGCCTGGAGAAGCACtggctgccttttttttttcaactcTCTTGCCAGCCTTTTTAATCTTAGTGCCCGCCAGACCGACTTCTTCAACTATTAGACAACGACTTCGTGACAATCCGACTGACAGGATACCTAATCGCCCGTCCAAAAACTATCAGTTGCTCATATAGCCGTCTCTGAAATCCCAAGATTCACGCCTGTGCGCCTACCAAAATGCGGCCGCTCACAGAGCAAGAGACCAAGGTCCTCTTCACCAAGCTAGCCAACTACACCGGCAACTCTCTCAAGAACCTCATTGCGCCCCTCTCAGACGGAGACCGCTTCTGTTTCCGCCTAAACAAGGACCGGGTCTACTACGTCCGCCTATccatcgccaacctcgcTACGTCGATAGCTCGTGACAAGCTTCTCTCATTGGGAACCTGTATTGGTACGTCCTGCACCACGAtgacaaaacaacaaaaaacaTTGCCAAGCCTGCCCTCCTCCCTTGATAATTAACTCCCCGTCCCTATACTGATTGCGTTATTTCTTCTCGTGTTGTAGGCAAATTCACCAAGACCGGCAAGTTCCGCCTTCACATCACCGCCCTCGAAATCCTCTCCGAGCACGCCCGATGGAAGGTCTGGGTCCGACCCAATGGCGAGATGCCCTTCCTCTACGGCGGTAACATTGTCAAGGCCCACGTAGGCAGATGGTCGGACGACTGCCCCGAGCACCAGGGCGTGGTGGTGTACAACATGAACGACACGCCGCTGGGCTTTGGCATCACGGCGAGAAGTACCGCTGAGGCTCGGCGGTTGGACCCGACGGGTGTCACATGTTTCAGGCAGGCGGATTGCGGGGAGTATCTGCGTGATGAGGATAACTTATTTGCTACGACCTAAgacgggggagggggggggaacAAGGATGATGGATAGCGTGGATGATGGTTGGCGTTATTTTTGGTTCATTTGGGGCATCATTCTTGTTACACTGCATAGGCGTTTAAAAAGGACAGATTTTCACATGGGACCAGAGCAGATTGCGAGTTGACCATATTATGCAGGGATATTACGTCCGAAGACAGCAAAATGTTGATCTTTTTATGGataagagggaaaaaaaaaggaatgcaaaagctgccaatgccaatatCTCTAACATCACTTCTCTTGTGATTGTAGTATATTCTGAACACAAACTGTAGTCGATCCGTGTCCGAAAAATAAGAACAAAATTACGCTATGTGGGAAAAAGGGTGCCTTGCGACGGCACATGCCGTGAACGTCATCAGAAAAGATCGCTGATGGGAGTCACAGGACGGCTATCCTTTCTATAGAAGCCGATGTGAGACCGCTGAGCAACATACTCGCTGTCTGCATAGCCAAGGATGCTCTGAATGTCAGTGCTCTGGTGTCCCATGATCCTCGTAATCTCCGCAGAGGCATAGTTCACCAAGGCACGGCCAACCTCCAAAGGCTCCCCGTCCCACATGTGTCCGTCAGGTCCTGGGGTCGACCTGCgggtgacgacggcaatgCGGACCACCTCGTGTTGTGCAAAGTTTCCCGCAACGTCAACAATGCCGACGGGAAGCAAGCCAGCCTTGTCCATCAAGGCCCTGTGGCAGCCTTGATCAATGAACAGGGTGCCATGGGGGTGGGGAGTGTGCAGCAACCAGAAGTAACGATCTGAGATCGGGTCGCTCGAAGGTAGGAACCGCGTGTGCAGTGGAGGGGGCGCATCATCGTCCACATGGGAGGACGGGTCCATGAGGTTCAACGAGGTGGTGGTATGAGACAAGGGCGGCTCGCCATGCTGGCTCCGCTGGTCATCAGAGTCAGATGCAGatgagctgctgctgaccTTTTGCGTATGCAGGTAACGCACGATGCCGAGGATGTTCCCCGGATTGGAAGACCGGGTAATTATCGTGGTTACACCAGCCAGAGTCCCCAGCTTGGCAGCGATAATCTTGGTGCTCATACCACCTGTTCCCAAAGAGGAACCGGCACTTGATACTATTTTGGATGCTAATCAGTTTCCACTTCTCGATTTAACCTTGCGATGGAGTGCGGGGAAGAAGGCTTACCATCTGCTTCGAGAACGGAGAAATCCTCTACAATCTCAATGGGCTTGGCATCTGCGTTTGTTCGCGGGTTCTTGTCGTACAGACAGTCAACGTCTGTCATGAGGAACAAGAGATCAGCGTGAACCATGGCCGCAGTGATTGCCGAGAGGGTATCGTTGTCGCCAAATTTAATTTCAGAAACAGCAAGGGTATCGTTCTCGTTGACAATGGGAATGACTCCCATGTCCAAAAGTGTGTTGACTGTATTCTGAGCATTCAGATATCGTGTACGCTAGTGCACAGCTGTGTTAGTGCCGGTCCGAAAGCGAAGGATAAGAAGGGAGATGAGGCCCAAGAGAGAGGCGTACATCTGCAATGTCATTTCTAGTCAAGAGAATCTGAGCAATTGGCTGTGACAAATGACCAAACAGGCTGTCCCATAGGCTCATCAGACGGCACTGTCCAATGGCTGCCAGAGCCTACCATGGAAAATGAATGTTAGCGAGAGGAAGCTCTGTTACTACCCGTTGGATAATTATCCAGCTTCGCTTTTAGCTTACCTGGAGTTGAGCGAGATGCTTGGGGCGCTTGTCGACCTCCATTCTTTGGAGGCCGACGCCAATAGCTCCGGAGGAGACGATGACAACTCTGTGGCCATTCTTTCTCAGCTTGAATGCAGTGTCCACAATCAAGGTAAGAATGGGCAGAAGAGGCTCATGAGTCTTCTCGTCCACGATGGAGCTCGTCCCTTTACAATGTGACCCGTGTTAGACGCAGCGTCTGGAACATGAAGAATAACAAGACATGACGGCGACAACGGTAGGCCATTTCCGTTGAATAGGTAGAAAAGAAGGGGGCCTAATTGTCTCAGAGACGTACCCAGTTTAATGACAATTGTCTGTTGATGTCGTGACCGCTTCATCTCGGCGGCTTTTGATTCTCAGGGGTCAGCAAGTTCGTGAGGAAGACCAGATCCATGAAAGGCTTTAAACAGAAACTTTGAAGAGACAGGAACAGGATGCTTTTTGAGACGAAAtggaaaataaaataaaaataagaaatgAGAAACGAGAAGCGAagcaaacaagaagaacaagaggAGAGTCggctgacatggagccatACAATGCATTGCGAATTGGACTTCCTTGTCAAAACTCTGCAGAGTTGTACATGGTACAATGTCCTGACGGCGCTCCCCATACGTCACAGGCATTCTCACATGTTGGCAAACTTACTTTGAGACTCCGTAAATGCCTCGTCCGTCATCTTGAAGACTTGCTTTGGCGCGGTGTTGCATCCCCTATGGGCATTGGCATTCATTATTTTGGACGTCTCCAGACCATCTCATTGGATTTGAAGCATCATCCCAGCCCGACTTCGGACCCGCTTTCAGATTGCGTCAGTTGTCATAGGCTGCTAGAGTCGCGCCGACTCATGCAGACTTCAGGCAAAAAAGCCTTGACGAATGTTTCGCTGCACGTGAAATGGCCTGGCGAGGTACTTGGGTACGTACTCTGAGctgatgtatgtactccgtacttagTACGGAACAAATGTacgaagtacggagtacctagggACATACTCTGTACCAACAGCCAATGGACGAATCATCTTGGAACTAGAACCAGGCCACGTACCTTtttaggtacctacctaagaTTCCCGCTACCTGGAATACTTAGTAGAGAGGGACGAAGCCCCTAAAAAGCGTCTCAATAAGTTCCTgagtacccaggtacctgatctggtaggtatctaggtacctaagtagaAGGTATCTTTTGACTAGCAGTACCGAGTCCGTATTTTTTGCGACACTGCGAGTCGCAGGACCACTCTTTCGCGCCTTAGTAAGAGCCGCCCCTGTGCCCTTGTGGGCCTGGCCTGCTCACCGCCCGCCCAAAGACAGCTCGCCTGTCCCTCTTCGGAAAAAGGCTGCATCGATCGGCGCGGCGCGGCAGAAATTTGCACCGCCAGCCCCATCCACTCACTCCTTGGACCACTCGAGGGAGGCAATCCATGTccatgctggagctgctggagctgcaaGACGCTAAACCACAGTTGCGCACTGCTGCGGTGGGATTTCACGCACTCCAACGACCGCACGAAATATCAACCTTCCGGCCGGCCCTGTTGCTCTCGCTTTGCAGAGTCTTGCCAGGTACATGGTACGGGGCGGCGTTTCATCCACTCTATTCCAATCGCGATATCCAGTCAGCGGCCAGCCTCACCCACACCTAATATATACAGGACGAGATCAACCGACGCAGAAAACCAAGGCGGCTGACTCCGCCTTTGCCTGGAGACGGGTTGAGAGGCAAAGCAAAACAAGCAACTGGACTTGCCTTGGGTTGCCCTCGGGTTACCTTGGGTTGTAACCGCAATGGCGTCTTCGAGCGCCACGCCCCcgtcgacatcgacatcgacgtccgcagcagccgcagcctcgctccaggttgctgctgctgacgcGCCAAGCGATGGAAAACTGCCAGCCCGGCCGAAGCAATTGGTCAATGACCCTGCCCGCACTGGCTTCGATCCCGAGACGAAATGGTGGATGAACTACTTCAAGATCCTGTCGAACCAGATGACCCCGGAGGGCAAGTTTCACTATAGAGAATGGCGGTACAAGGTCCACGAGGAGCGCGACTGCAAACGCTGTGAAGAGTACAAGGACTGGCTATTCACGTATTCCCCCGTAGTTCGATTCCTCTCCGACAAGATCCAAGACCTCAATGGCAAGCTGGACCGCTCCAACATCCATTGCCGTCGATGCCCCTCTGTcctggaggaggatggcACGGTAAATCGCCAGGCCGGCGGCTTCGATCCGAACCATGGCATCCTGATATGTGCAAATGAGGTGCGAGACCGTAAGCACATGGAAGACACGGTGGCACACGAAATGGTTCATGCGTGGGATCACTTGCGATGGAAGATGGACTGGGTAGGAGACAAGGACTTGAAGCATGCCGCATGCACCGAGGTTAGTCTGCACAGCCTGCTTTTCGCAGCCCACCAGGTCCCTTGTGACCGAGGCATCATTATGGCCGTACTAACATGTTTTTGTTCCCAGATCcgagcttcaatgttgagcgGCGAGTGTCGATGGACAAGAGAAGCCTTCACCCGAGGCCAGTGGTCCGTCACGCAACAATTTCAAAACTGCGTCAGAAGACGGGCAATACAATCCGTCATGGCCCGACCCCGGTGCAAAGATGACGTACAGGCGaccaaggttgtcaacgaagTTTGGGATTCATGCTTCTCCGATACGAGACCCTTTGACGAGGTATACAGGTGATGAGGAGGCCTAGTTGAACGACTAAACTTGTAACAATACCACGTAATCTCCCCACAGGAGGACGTCATGTTAGACATGTCTGTATTATTCCAATGCTATAACGATACCCTGAAACACGCGAGCTGCTCAATATGATTTGCTTCATATCGTTTGGTCCTTTTGAAATATTCGCGCCCTTTCGCCCCCGAACAAGAcagggaggggggggggagtggaaaaccaaaaaaacagaggaaaagaaaagaaagaacgaaCACCCCTTTACTCCAAAACATGCCGACGAATCCAAAACActttgctgttgctgtgtACCAACTCCGCCCTTGTTTGTGACAATGATAACCCCGACAGAAGGCCAAATAAGTTGTGTGTATGCCCGCGTTCCTTCAACGCCCCTTCTCACGGTTGGTAGCTCGCTCTCCTTTAACACAGTGCTTCACAATCCAAGGGTGGACCTGGACTTGCTCAAGAGAGATTCTCTTCTCGgggtcaaggacaagaagctggtcACCCAGGTTAGCCAAACTGCATATTCCCACCGGGCCAGGAGCGAAATAGATGAATAAAATACGTACTCTTTTGATGAGGTCACTAGCCTCCGGGCTCACAAACGACGGAATCGACATATCCGCCCTTTGAATCCTTCTCTGGGTCATGACTGGCGTATCCTCAAACGGAGCCTCTCCAACAAGGAACTCATACGTCAAAACCCCCAAACTCCACAAGTCCACCTTTTCATTGTAATAATTATCCGACGACCCAGGCTTAATCATCTCAGGCGGTAGATAATCCAGCGTTCCGCACATGGTTTTTCGCCTGTTATTAGGAGCGTGCACACTCCAGCCAAAGTCGGAAATCTTGATCTCGCCGTGGATGCCCACCAAGATGTTCTCAGGCTTGATATCCCTGTGAATAACATGCTTGCGGTGCAAGTAcctcaaggccgaggccatcTGGGCAATGTACTGAGCCGACTTCCACTCCGGGAAGCGGTTCTCCCTCCGCAGGTGCTTATACAGCTCGCCCTTGCCGGCAAACTCGAGAATCAAGAAGATGCGCTTGCTGTCGTGGAAGTGGCCGAACATTTGGAGAATATTCGGGTGGCGGAGGTTACTCTGGATTTCAATCTCGCGACGAACTTGgcgctcgacgccgccgccctggatCTCACTCTTGTGCAGGACCTTGAGGGCGCAGATGAAGCCCGTGGTGCGCTCCCTGGCAAGGTACACCCGGCCGAATTTGCCCTTGCCGAGGGGGCGGCCGATTTCAAACATTCCCAGGTGGAACTGCTTCGGCAGGCCGGGCTGCTCTGCCAGCGAGGAGGCCTTGCCGACCGCCGCCTCTGGCCCTTCTTCCGACGTGCGTGCTGATCCCGCCGACGGCAATGGCTTGCGGGTAGGCGATGCCGGGTTGTTGATTTTCCGCTGGGCAGCCTGCGAAGGGAGAGtcacggcggcgacggcattgTGGCTCTGCGACTGAAGTGCCACTTTGAACAGGTTTGTCCGACTGCTCCCGAGGGAGAGTTGTTGTGCTGCCACCGATGAGGCAACAACGGTCTGAGGGGGGGAAGAGACCCGGTGTCAGCGATCACGGCTCGTTCTCGTCATTGAAGCACCGGCGTCTGCGGGCTGCTTGCTTACCTTGCCTTTTGCGTAGAGCCTCGTGCCCTCCCCGTGATCATTCTCGTCCTGGACGGTCATGCGCTCGAAGCGCGTCTCGAGGGTTCGTGAAGCCATTGGAAACCCCCAAAACCGGACGGTGTATCGAAAAGGAGCTCTAGCAAGTTTGCGCAAAGGGCGGGAGAGCGCAACAAGGAGCACTTGTGATAATGGCTGTGGGATAGGGCGAGGGCCGTTGCGGGATGGGGTAGGCCAAACAGTTGGGGTTTCGGGTTGCCACAGCAACGACAACGTCCGGCTCCATCGCCGTCTTAGACATGTGTGGGGGTGTCTGTAGTacaaaaaaggaaaaaatGACATGCTCAAGAATCAGAATAGCTAAATTGTTGTATTGTCCACGACTTTTCATTCGCCTCCGGTTTGGGCCAGGCCATGTCTAGCTGTGAGCCCATATATGCAGCGGCACTGCTGCATGTAATCTGGCATTGTGCCCGATCAGTAGCTAGTATCCCGAGGCGGACCAACCCAGTCGGCAGCTCACGTAATACCAGCTAGAGCCAGGAACCTCAGTATAGTAGGAAGTTCCATTGACACACTCTACGAAATAGAGCAATCCATTATTCCACTGGAAATATCTGAAGACTTCGTCTCGTGAAGTGACTGGGCGAAAatggggaggagggggaggaggaggagaccTTCGTCGACACGGATGGCCCACAGGCAGGTCATGGACGGGGGCTGGAGGCGAGGGATTCGTCTGGGGAGCTCTCGGGGCCCTTCCCCGGGGCTGTCTGCGCACTCCTTCTTGCGGCATTGTTGCTGACGCTCCAAGGGCTTGAGTCCGAAATAAGAGCAAGGTAAGTGTGGCGGATGCCGTTGTAGTAGAAGGAACAAGACGAATGGGAAGTAGTATATGCCTGTCCTTGAGTTGATTGTGCAAGGGTGGGAGTAGATGGTTCTCTCCGTTTCTGAGATAAATTTGTAAAGTGATGGTTTCTGATGTTGCGAGAAGGATgagaggacgaggatgaatatgtatatatagatGAATTTAGAAATACAGTATGACTCTATACACACCAAGGTGGCTTTTTTACAGCAGCGCCAACATAGCGTCCGCCTCAAGCCGGGCCAAAGTTTAATGCTTTTTTACATTTGGAATTTGATACGGCAGAGTACGCCTTCATACATGCAGCACTACATGTTGGAAATCGTAATTCACCAGAATGTGTGAGCCTGTTTATGAGAGCACGAGTATTGCAGCTGCGGTTGGCACAGAAAAGGTCATTGTGAAGCTGTATCGTCGGTGGCATTGAGAGGGTCTGAGTTGAAAAGGCGCCATATACTATTGTATTCAACACATCTGCCTGTCAAAAGGGCTTGCGAGTAGGACCTTTGATGGACTCCAATCTTGGGTGTATGATTCACCGTATAATCCGCCGCGACTAATCTTGTTGCGTTAATCTGAACATTAGCTTTGGCATGAACAAAGCATCACATACATATTTCAAAAGCCATGCAAGCCTAGCACAGCCAAGATCGCAACTTACATGCTTGCTGGGTATGATGAGCAGTCGTCTACGTTTGCTGGCCAAGTCACAAGTGGGCATTCGGCCGGAGCCGGCACGGGCTAGgaaacctaataattatagtcATACGGAAGGGGGAAAAAGacaaggggaaaaaaagatgaaaaagaaccaaaaaagaaaagaaaaaagaacaatCGAGGGCAGGAGCTAGCCGCCAATTAAACACTTCCCATCAAGAAGCAGGTGTTCCAAGTACGGAAGTAACAAAACCGCCAGGAACGACCCACCCCGCCGAGAACCCCGCCAGGCCCCTCAAGTCTGACAAGAATGGAAGCCTCAACCTCCCGGCGTCACATCCGGCCGAGTTCGCAACTCGGCCATCCTCATCACACCGTCGAAAGCAAATCTCGCAAGAGCGTGCCACAATGCAGTCCCGCCGCCTGCCCCCGATCCCCCCGGGGCCGACCGGCCGTCCCCCCACCCTCAACCATATCAACGACGTCAACGAGCCGTTTCCCACGCGCGATGCCCTTCAAGCCGCTACCAAGAGCCACTCCCAAGGAAACTTCACCATCTCAGCCCGCAAGCTCCCCATCTCCAAGGCCGGCGCCATCGACCACCTCACCGAGAAGATCGGCATCCCCATGCCGGAGATGATATTCGGCGACAACATTGTGTCCATCCTGCACAGACCCTCCAAGTGGTACTTTGAGTTTAACACCCCAGATGCGCTGGACGCCGTGGACAAGACGGACAAGCACATGCTCAAGGTAGCCTACGCGCGGGACTGGGAGAGCACGCGAGAGGGAACAACACAAAACATCAAAGAGGTTGTCAAGCCCTACGACTGGAGCTATTCCACCACCTATGCGGGAACCGTGGGCGTGGcaggccagcagcagcagcagcagcaatacGATGGACCCTCTTCTTCCGAAGCTGCAAGCAGCCCAATCGTCCCGCAGTTCCAACCGACAGACAAAAAGATACCAGTCGAACTACTAAAGAGGCGCGACCCGatcctcttcttcgacgAGGTAGTTCTGTACGAGAGCGAGCTGGACGACAACGGAATCTCAATGTACAGCGCCAAAGTGCGCGTCCACCAGCAGCGCATGTTGATCCTGTGCCGCCTGTTCATGAGGCTAGACAATGTGGTCGTCAGACTGCGCGACACAAGGATATACGTCGACTTTGAGACCGACGAGGTGATGCGAGAGTATACCGCCAAGGAGGCCAAGTTTGACGACGTGAAGCGGGTGCGTGTTGGtcccttttttctttcctttttgtaTGTGTATTTGCCATACAGTCGGGTGCTAACCCTGCCCAGAAGCTTGCCATGTCAGGGCGTCTACCGGATGACATTACTGTTGTCTTGCGAAACCCAAACGAGTTGGACCCCTTGCTGGACATTGTGCAACACCAGACCGAGGCGCTTTGCCTGAAGTAGACGGCGGGGTGAGTAGATGGGGACAGATGGGATTGATATGAATTGCGTATTTAGACATCATGGCGTTATAGGTAGGAATTGCGCATTGCCGCTCGCATTCCCATGGGACGAGGCGAGCTCAAAAGCGAAGAGAGGTCGTCAGATGTTTGTATAAAGTATGGAGTCGGCAAGAATATCGCTGCTACCACGTCGACGACATTAGTTGAGGCTCATGCGCACGAACCAAGTTTCTTTGTTGGTCATCAAAACCTGCTGACAAGTACAGAGTCTGGTACGACAACGTTATTCCCACACAAAGCCCCAGGGAACAAGGCGTCAGAATAGTCACTAGCCAAGCCGTATGCCGCATGGGTATTCAGTAAAAATTAGCACACCCTACAAAATCATGATGCTAAACTAATATCAATCACCGGGCCCCTTTTCCCATCCTGCACCCATACGCCCAAACACCGTAAACAACCTCCCACCTGCACTAGACCACCAATCCATAAC
The DNA window shown above is from Metarhizium brunneum chromosome 1, complete sequence and carries:
- the nip7 gene encoding 60S ribosome subunit biogenesis protein nip7 encodes the protein MRPLTEQETKVLFTKLANYTGNSLKNLIAPLSDGDRFCFRLNKDRVYYVRLSIANLATSIARDKLLSLGTCIGKFTKTGKFRLHITALEILSEHARWKVWVRPNGEMPFLYGGNIVKAHVGRWSDDCPEHQGVVVYNMNDTPLGFGITARSTAEARRLDPTGVTCFRQADCGEYLRDEDNLFATT
- the Tiprl gene encoding TIP41-like protein, whose translation is MQSRRLPPIPPGPTGRPPTLNHINDVNEPFPTRDALQAATKSHSQGNFTISARKLPISKAGAIDHLTEKIGIPMPEMIFGDNIVSILHRPSKWYFEFNTPDALDAVDKTDKHMLKVAYARDWESTREGTTQNIKEVVKPYDWSYSTTYAGTVGVAGQQQQQQQYDGPSSSEAASSPIVPQFQPTDKKIPVELLKRRDPILFFDEVVLYESELDDNGISMYSAKVRVHQQRMLILCRLFMRLDNVVVRLRDTRIYVDFETDEVMREYTAKEAKFDDVKRKLAMSGRLPDDITVVLRNPNELDPLLDIVQHQTEALCLK
- the ark1_0 gene encoding Serine/threonine-protein kinase ark1, which gives rise to MASRTLETRFERMTVQDENDHGEGTRLYAKGKTVVASSVAAQQLSLGSSRTNLFKVALQSQSHNAVAAVTLPSQAAQRKINNPASPTRKPLPSAGSARTSEEGPEAAVGKASSLAEQPGLPKQFHLGMFEIGRPLGKGKFGRVYLARERTTGFICALKVLHKSEIQGGGVERQVRREIEIQSNLRHPNILQMFGHFHDSKRIFLILEFAGKGELYKHLRRENRFPEWKSAQYIAQMASALRYLHRKHVIHRDIKPENILVGIHGEIKISDFGWSVHAPNNRRKTMCGTLDYLPPEMIKPGSSDNYYNEKVDLWSLGVLTYEFLVGEAPFEDTPVMTQRRIQRADMSIPSFVSPEASDLIKRLLVLDPEKRISLEQVQVHPWIVKHCVKGERATNREKGR
- the ATP23 gene encoding Mitochondrial inner membrane protease ATP23, which produces MASSSATPPSTSTSTSAAAAASLQVAAADAPSDGKLPARPKQLVNDPARTGFDPETKWWMNYFKILSNQMTPEGKFHYREWRYKVHEERDCKRCEEYKDWLFTYSPVVRFLSDKIQDLNGKLDRSNIHCRRCPSVLEEDGTVNRQAGGFDPNHGILICANEVRDRKHMEDTVAHEMVHAWDHLRWKMDWVGDKDLKHAACTEIRASMLSGECRWTREAFTRGQWSVTQQFQNCVRRRAIQSVMARPRCKDDVQATKVVNEVWDSCFSDTRPFDEVYR